ACGATTGGCACCATGAAGACCGGTACAGGCAACCTCACCACATGCAAACAGTCTGTCAACATTAGTTTCCCCGAATTGATTCACTACTACCCCGCCGCAGAGGTAATGTGCGGCAGGAACAACCGGAATTGGATCCTTCGAAATATCTATCCCAAAATTAAGGCATTCACTGTATATGTTAGGAAATCTCTTGATGAGAAAATCCTTATCTTTATGTGTAATGTCCAAGAGGACATATTCATTACCCGATTTTTTAAGCTCTGTATCAATGGCTTTGGCGACAATATCCCTCGGAGCGAGACTCTTCATCGGGTGATATTTTTCCATAAACGTCGACCCGTCCATTAACTTTAGAACGGCGCTCTCTCCCCTCACAGCCTCACTGATGAGGAATGATTTTGCCTCCGGGTGATAGAGACTGGTGGGATGGAACTGGATGAATTCCATGTTAGCAATTTTCACTCCGGCCCGGTAAGCCATCGCTATACCGTCGCCCGTTGAAATACCGGGATTTGTGGTATGCAGATATACCCTCCCTGCGCCTCCGGTAGCAAGAAGTACATATTTTGCTTTAAAAGTATATACTTTGTTGCTATTTACATCAAAGACATAAGCTCCAAGACATTGATCCTTTTCGCCTTTTTTTCTACCCAACACTTTTGATTTCAGGATAAGGTCTATTGCAAAAAAGTCTTCATAAATTTTTACGTTTTTTTTAGAACCCGCTTTTTCAACAAGAGCCCTCTCCACCTCCTGGCCGGTAATGTCCTTTGCGTGCAAAATCCTTCTCCGGGAATGTCCGCCCTCCCGTCCGAGATCATAGACAGTGGAACTGCCTTTCTTTGCTTTTGTAAATTTTACCCCCCATTTGACCAACTCTTTAATTCTCTCAGGGGCATTCGTTACTACAAATTTTGCCACATCTTCTTTGGTAAGACCTGCCCCGCAAGTGAGGGTATCATTTATGTGATTTTCAAATTTGTCCGTCTTATCCATAACGGCAGCTATCCCACCCTGGGCTAAATTCGTGTTGGATTCTATTTTCTCTTTTTTAGTAACAATAGCAACAGTTCCGAGATCAGCCATCTTAATCGCAAAGCTAAGTCCCGCAATTCCACTACCTATAACCAGAAAATCAGTTTCTATCTCCATTTTCTATTCTTTGCTCCTCCACACTTATTGTTATCTTAAACTAACCTAAATCTCTGTTTACAAACAATTATATTTGCTATATATTCTTTTCCATCTTTTGTGAAGAAAAAATATGCTGAGGGTAAATAATGTTGGTCTTGGGGATAGAGTCTTCCTGCGATGAGACAGCAGCTGCCGTTGTTAGAAATGGCAGTTTTCTTTTGTCCAGTGTCATTGCCTCACAGATAGATATACACAGCAAATATGGCGGAGTAGTACCGGAAATTGCATCTCGAAAGCATATAGAAGCTATCATTCCGGTTATCCTGCAGGCTCTGGATGACGCCAATTTGTCTCTTGATGAAATTGAAGGTATAGCGGTCACTAAAGGACCCGGTCTGGTTGGATCCCTTCTCGTCGGCATATCAGTGGCCAAGTCAATAGCCTTCGCAAAGAACCTACCCTTTGTAGGGGTAAATCATCTTGAAGGTCATGTAGCATCAATATTCCTGAATGATAAGAAACCGGATTTCCCATTTGTCGCGCTCGTCGTCTCAGGTGGACATACAAACATCTACCTTGTTAAAGATTTTCAGGATTTTGGTCTTCTGGGACAGACCAGAGATGACGCTGCCGGCGAGGCCTTTGATAAAGCTGCCAAACTTTTAAATATTGGGTATCCTGGTGGGGTGGTAATAGATCGACTGTCCAGAGGTGGAAATACTGAATTCGTTAAATTTCCCAGGGCAATGAAAGGCAGTCTGGATTTTAGTTTTAGTGGACTCAAGACATCACTTTTAACATATACCAGAAAAAGAGAATCCCCGATTATCGAAGACGAAATACCCGATATTGTCGCCAGTTATCAGGAGGCGATCGTTGATGTGCTCGTTGAAAAAACTCTGAAAGCTGCACAGTCCTGCTCAGTATCCCGCGTTGTAGTTACCGGAGGGGTTGCAGCAAATAGCCGTCTGCGGGAGAGATTTTACGAAGAAGCAACGGCAAAAGATATTGAGATATTTATTCCCCCTCCAATTTTATGTACCGATAATGCGGCAATGATTGCCGTCGTTGGCGATAATCTCCTAAAAACAGGCAAAAGAGATTCATTCGATATGAACGCCGTTTCCAGATGGCCGCCGGGAATAAAGTTTAAAGTGCCTAAAGTGATCTAAAGTGCCTAAAGTTAAAGAATACGCAGCGCAACTTGTTTTTAATTTGACCACGCCGAAGGCGTGTACCATTAACTTTAGCTCACTTTTAACTTTAAACTTTAGCTCACTCCTAATCAATAATTACAAAGATTTTGTCATATCAACAAACTATTGTCGATGTCGAGACAGTAAGCACCTATTGTGAGCAGCCATGAATCCGAAAAAAATATTAAAGGATTTTTACACACAATTTATCAGCCTGAAAGGACACCCAAGAGAAATCGCCGTCGGTGCGGCAATCGGTGTGTTTATAGGAGTGACCCCGACGATTCCCTTTCATACCATTCTGATTATTCTTTTCGGCATTTTGCTAAGGCAGAACATTACAGCCGGCATCCTTGGTTCGGGTCTCATATCAAATCCAATTACAATACCGTTTCTATATGTAATTGAATACCAGTTGGGGAAATTCCTTCTGAAAGGCAACCAATGCCAGCTTGTCTTAAACGACTACACTATGTATAACATCATCAATATGGGGTGGAATGTTGCTTATCCTTTACTTGTAGGAGGCTTCATCCTCGCACCTCTTTTTGCCATCCCCGCCTATTTTATAACTCACAAAGCCGTGTTGGCAGTGAGAAAAAAGTACAAGAACTGAAGGCAGATGATATTTCATGACAACTCCCAAAAATATTCTCAAAAAACATGGGATTCGTCCTCTCAAGAGATTAGGGCAGTCATTTCTTATAGATAACAATATTACAAAAAAGATCGTCATGATCTCCGATATAAAAAGCGGCGAGATTGTTGTTGAGATAGGTTCCGGTTTGGGAATAATGACCGCCATGATCTCAAGGGAGGCAGAAAAGGTTATCGCTCTTGAAGTAGATAAATACATGGTAGATATCTTGCGGGAAGAACTGAAAAATCATTCTAACGTAGAAATAGTTCAGACAGATGTCCTTAAATATGATTTTTCTTCAGCCCACTCTGAGCATCCTTCAAAGAAGTTAAAGGTTATCGGTAATATACCCTACAATATCTCATCACAGATATTGTTCCACCTGATTGAGTTCAGGGATAATATTTCGTCAATGATTCTGATGTTTCAAAAAGAGGTCGCCGAAAGAATAACTGCATTTCCAGGAACGAAGGAGTATGGCATACTTTCGGTCATTGTTTCGATGTATGCAAAACCCTCGCTGGAAATGACAGTACCTGGCAGTTGTTTTTATCCAAAACCGAATGTGGACTCCTCTGTGCTGAAGTTCACTGTTCGACAGGCTCCGCTTTTTAACATAAAGAATCCAGATTTCTTTTCAACAGTGGTAAAAACCGCTTTTTCCAAGCGAAGGAAGACTCTCCTGAATAACCTGAAAGTCTCAGATTTATTGAAAGCTTCTAAAGAAGATATAGCCGATATCCTTGAACTTTCAGGCATAGACAGCAAGAGAAGGGGTGAAACGTTAACGGTTGAAGAATTCGGCAAACTGAGCAATGCACTCCTTTCAGTGAAAGCTTTGAAAATATGATGAAGAATAATGCGCTCGTTGTTCAGTTCAAGGATCTGCCTCTGGACATTTTTGAACGGTTATGTAAAGTCTTTCGGTACAAATCTCTTGACAAGCAGAATCTCTTTTGATAGGGAAACACAAGTCGCTTGGATCCGGTTTCGGACTGAGACGGAAGGTATTGGAAGTGCTTGTTTATTAAGATATTGAATCTAAGCCTCTCCGTTCCAGACGGTGAGGCTTTTTTTGTGGGGTTTAAAAACTATGAAGATTATTGAATCAGTAAAAAAGATGCAGGAATTTTCTGAATCACTCAGGAGAAACGGAAAGAAAATCGCTTTTGTCCCCACGATGGGTTATCTGCACGATGGCCATTTAAGCCTCATGAAGGAAGGTAAAAAACTGGGGGATTGTCTCGTTATAAGTATATACGTCAACCCAACCCAGTTTGGCCCGGGGGAGGATTTGGAACAATATCCAAGAGATATTGAAAAAGATAGAAGACTCTCCAGGGATGTCGGGGTAGATGTGATATTTTATCCGCCGGACAGTGAGATGTACCCTGAACACTATCAGACATTTGTCGATGTTGAAAAGGTAACCAAAAACCTCTGCGGCTTGTCGAGACCGGTCCATTTCAGAGGCGTGACAACGGTCTGCGCAAAGCTTTTCAATATTGTCAAACCCCATGTAACGGTTTTTGGCAAAAAGGATTTCCAGCAGCTTGTTGCGATTAAGCGAATGGTAACAGACCTCAATATGGACATAGATGTTGTGGGAATGCCTACGATAAGGGAAGCGGATGGCCTTGCCATGAGTTCGAGAAACACCTACCTGAAAGAAGAGGAGAGGGAGTCTGCCCTCAGTCTGAGCCGTTCTCTTGAAACGGCGAAGGAACTCTATGACAACGGGGCAAGG
The genomic region above belongs to Syntrophales bacterium and contains:
- the nadB gene encoding L-aspartate oxidase, which encodes MEIETDFLVIGSGIAGLSFAIKMADLGTVAIVTKKEKIESNTNLAQGGIAAVMDKTDKFENHINDTLTCGAGLTKEDVAKFVVTNAPERIKELVKWGVKFTKAKKGSSTVYDLGREGGHSRRRILHAKDITGQEVERALVEKAGSKKNVKIYEDFFAIDLILKSKVLGRKKGEKDQCLGAYVFDVNSNKVYTFKAKYVLLATGGAGRVYLHTTNPGISTGDGIAMAYRAGVKIANMEFIQFHPTSLYHPEAKSFLISEAVRGESAVLKLMDGSTFMEKYHPMKSLAPRDIVAKAIDTELKKSGNEYVLLDITHKDKDFLIKRFPNIYSECLNFGIDISKDPIPVVPAAHYLCGGVVVNQFGETNVDRLFACGEVACTGLHGANRLASNSLLEGVVFAHSSFMKITELFPGIEDDVISVPPWDTRGATESDESIVVSHNWDEIRRFMWDYVGIVRSNKRLERAKRRIDLLKREINEYYWNFIISTDLLELRNIATVAKLIIKCAILRKESRGLHYNIDYPERDDKNWLKDTIVRKISQKDTRTDI
- the tsaD gene encoding tRNA (adenosine(37)-N6)-threonylcarbamoyltransferase complex transferase subunit TsaD: MLVLGIESSCDETAAAVVRNGSFLLSSVIASQIDIHSKYGGVVPEIASRKHIEAIIPVILQALDDANLSLDEIEGIAVTKGPGLVGSLLVGISVAKSIAFAKNLPFVGVNHLEGHVASIFLNDKKPDFPFVALVVSGGHTNIYLVKDFQDFGLLGQTRDDAAGEAFDKAAKLLNIGYPGGVVIDRLSRGGNTEFVKFPRAMKGSLDFSFSGLKTSLLTYTRKRESPIIEDEIPDIVASYQEAIVDVLVEKTLKAAQSCSVSRVVVTGGVAANSRLRERFYEEATAKDIEIFIPPPILCTDNAAMIAVVGDNLLKTGKRDSFDMNAVSRWPPGIKFKVPKVI
- a CDS encoding DUF2062 domain-containing protein, whose product is MNPKKILKDFYTQFISLKGHPREIAVGAAIGVFIGVTPTIPFHTILIILFGILLRQNITAGILGSGLISNPITIPFLYVIEYQLGKFLLKGNQCQLVLNDYTMYNIINMGWNVAYPLLVGGFILAPLFAIPAYFITHKAVLAVRKKYKN
- the panC gene encoding pantoate--beta-alanine ligase; amino-acid sequence: MKIIESVKKMQEFSESLRRNGKKIAFVPTMGYLHDGHLSLMKEGKKLGDCLVISIYVNPTQFGPGEDLEQYPRDIEKDRRLSRDVGVDVIFYPPDSEMYPEHYQTFVDVEKVTKNLCGLSRPVHFRGVTTVCAKLFNIVKPHVTVFGKKDFQQLVAIKRMVTDLNMDIDVVGMPTIREADGLAMSSRNTYLKEEERESALSLSRSLETAKELYDNGARKAINIISNIKAIIEVHPHTEIDYVKICDTTTMNDVEYLESEAVIALAVRVGVTRIIDNYVFGEPLDIES
- the rsmA gene encoding 16S rRNA (adenine(1518)-N(6)/adenine(1519)-N(6))-dimethyltransferase RsmA gives rise to the protein MTTPKNILKKHGIRPLKRLGQSFLIDNNITKKIVMISDIKSGEIVVEIGSGLGIMTAMISREAEKVIALEVDKYMVDILREELKNHSNVEIVQTDVLKYDFSSAHSEHPSKKLKVIGNIPYNISSQILFHLIEFRDNISSMILMFQKEVAERITAFPGTKEYGILSVIVSMYAKPSLEMTVPGSCFYPKPNVDSSVLKFTVRQAPLFNIKNPDFFSTVVKTAFSKRRKTLLNNLKVSDLLKASKEDIADILELSGIDSKRRGETLTVEEFGKLSNALLSVKALKI